The sequence GATGCCTCTCGTCGGTTCGTGCACAATCAGTATCCGTGGTTTATTTGCCAGGCATTTCGCCAGCAGCACCTTTTGCTGGTTACCGCCGGATAGCGTTTTAACCGTCTGGGCGCAGGATGTCGCCTTGATATTGATATTTTTCATATACTGCTGCGTTTCCGCCTGTTCGTAAGAACTTAGAATCATTCCCCTGCGTTTTAATTTCCTGATAATCGGTAAGGATATGTTGCTGTAAATCGGCAGCCCCAAGCAGAGACCCTCTATCTTGCGGTCGTCTGTCAGGAATGAAATCCCTTGCTTCATGGCTGCCTTTGTGGAATTGATTTTAACCGGCTTCCCATCGATACTAACCGTTCCGTCAAGGGCGCGGTGCAGCCCAAATAGTACCCGTACCAGCTCCCTTTGCCCCTGTCCTTCGAGGCCGGTAATACCAAGAATTTCTCCCTCTTTCAGAGTGAACGTAAAACCGTCCTGTCCCTCTTTGATCCGCAGCCCGTCCACTGCCAATACCGGCTGCGTAAACGTCATGCCGTCGCGCTCAGGAAAGATATTCCCCATTTGGCGGCCCACCATCATATTGACGACTTCTTCCTTAGTCGTGTCTTCCACGCGGGTCGTTCCCATGGTCGCGCCGTCCTTTAAGACGGTCACGCGGTCGGAAATTTCAAACACCTCGTTTAACCTGTGTGAAATATAGATAATGGTTTTGCCCTCAGCTTTTAGCTTGCGCGTCATCTTGAACAGCGCCTCCACCTCTACCAATGTCAGCGCCGCCGTCGGCTCGTCCATAATGATAATCTGCGTTTCCAGATTGATGGCTTTCATAATTTCGAGCATCTGCTGTTGGGCGACCGTCAGGTCCTTTACACGCATATCCGGATCCAGTTCCACTTCCATTTTTTCCGCAAGCTCTTTTGTTTGTTTGCGCATTTGCGCAATGTCTGTAAGACCATTTTTTTGAGTCAGCAGTCTTCCCAAGAACATATTTTCATACACCGTGAGGTATGGAACGAGATTGAATTCCTGATGAATAATGCTAACTCCCGCTTCCTGCGCCTGCAGGGTGGTATCAAAATCCATTTTTTCTCCATTGATGTAAAATTCACCCGATGTTTGCTTATGGACTCCGGATATGATTTTCATAAGCGTTGATTTACCAGCGCCGTTTTCGCCCACCAGCGTATGTATTTCACCTGCCACGCAGGAAAAATTTACGTTTTCCAGAACCTTGTTGTCATAAAAGGATTTGCAGATGTTTTTTGTTTCCAGAACAACTTTTTCCAAAAAAATTCCCCCTTTTTGAAAGGAGTAACCAATTTGACTCAGTTACTCCCTCCAATGGCTATATCAGTTGGTATGCTGATTACTATTTTTCAGTTGGTATGTTTATTTTTCCAGATAGAGTTCATCTGCCTTTTCCTTGGACAGTTTGGAACTGCACCAGTAAGCGTCGGAGTATTCCGGTTTTACATATTCCGCCAGATTATCGTTGGTGATAACCGGTACTGCAATATAGTTGTCTTTTAAGACCGGTTTTCCCGCCAGTGCGTCCAGCGCCGTTTCAAGCGCTACAACGCTTTCCCATGTGGGATCGCTGGTGGCGATACTGGTAAAGCCAGTAGGCAGCAGATCGTTCCACATTTTCAGGTAACCGTTATTGTCTTCGCCTGTGATCGGTACGAGATCGCGGCCTGCCGCCTGGAAAGCTTCGATTACGCCCTGGGACATTGCGCCGCCCTGGGACCATACCGCGTCGATGTCCGGATACGCCGCAAGCGCCTGCTCCGCACTCTGTTTTCCTTTGTCGTACGCCCAGTCCGCGTAATAGGTTGCAAGGATATTGACGTTCTCGCCGCCGTCAGGCAGTTCTTCCAGCGCCTTTTTCAATCCCTCTTCGCGCAGCGTGCTGGTCGAGTTTCCTGCAATACCGTTGAGCACAATGATATTTCCTTCGCCGCCGATTTCATTGAGCAGCCATTTCGCGGTAATATAACCGAAGTCTACGTTGTTGGAGCCTACATAACCGGTATAAGCGTCAGGATCGTCCACCTCTGCGTTGATCATAAATACAGGGATTCCCTGTTGGATCGCCTGCCTTGTCACAGAGTTGGTCGCCGTTGTGGATCCCGGCGCGACGAGCAATGCGTCAATCCCTTTTGCAATCAGGTCCTGAATATCCGAAACCTGTTTGGATGTGTCGCCGCCGGCATCTGTTGTATATAATGTCACGCCATGTTCTTCTGCGGCAGCCTCCAGTTCATTATGCATTTGCGCGCGCCACGTATTGACTACCTGGATGTCGGAAAAGCCGATGGTGTACGGGCCATCCTTTTTGAAAGCCTGTGTATCTACCATGTCTTCGCCCACTGCTTCCGCGGACGCCTCTCCGGTTTCCGCAGACGCGCTTTCTGCGGCTGCCGTTTGCGTTGCCGGCGTGGTCTGCTCCGCAGATGTGCTTTCGCTTGGCGTTTCCGGAGCCGCGCTGCAAGCTGCGAGTGCAAATACCATGAGCGCCGCCAGAACCAATGCTAACAATTTACCTTTTTTCATGTCGTTCCCCCTTAAAATAAAAAGATTACTCATTCGAGTAACCCCATTATAAATTTACTGGCCATGAAATACATAGCCAGTATCTTATCATAATATTTCGTATATTCCTGCATATCTATGACGTAAAAGGTATGTTTTTTTATCGGAAAATAACATAAATGTCCGCCGATCCCTTTCATGCCTGAGGATCTTCGCTTGCTTGCGCCTGTTCTTTGCACGCCTTACGGTACGCGCCCGGCGTCATCCCCGTATACTTTTTAAATACATAACAGAAGTAATGCGGTTCGCTGTAACCGATCCGGAATGTAATATCATTTAAATTGAGATTCGTATCGCAAAGCAGTTGCTTGCTCTTCTCCACCCTGTAGCGTATCAGGTATTCAATAAAAGTAACGCCCATCTGCTGCGAAAATACGGTACTGAAATGATTGGGGCTGAAGCCGACCGCGCTCGCTACCGTATGCAGCGACAGCCCCTCGTCAGAATA comes from Christensenellaceae bacterium and encodes:
- the rbsA_10 gene encoding ribose import ATP-binding protein RbsA, which translates into the protein MEKVVLETKNICKSFYDNKVLENVNFSCVAGEIHTLVGENGAGKSTLMKIISGVHKQTSGEFYINGEKMDFDTTLQAQEAGVSIIHQEFNLVPYLTVYENMFLGRLLTQKNGLTDIAQMRKQTKELAEKMEVELDPDMRVKDLTVAQQQMLEIMKAINLETQIIIMDEPTAALTLVEVEALFKMTRKLKAEGKTIIYISHRLNEVFEISDRVTVLKDGATMGTTRVEDTTKEEVVNMMVGRQMGNIFPERDGMTFTQPVLAVDGLRIKEGQDGFTFTLKEGEILGITGLEGQGQRELVRVLFGLHRALDGTVSIDGKPVKINSTKAAMKQGISFLTDDRKIEGLCLGLPIYSNISLPIIRKLKRRGMILSSYEQAETQQYMKNINIKATSCAQTVKTLSGGNQQKVLLAKCLANKPRILIVHEPTRGIDVAAKVEIYNLLRKLSREEKISIIMVSSDLMEVINVSDRILVVYDGRINGEMDGREATEEGIMRIATNIQAGVGA
- the rbsB gene encoding sugar ABC transporter substrate-binding protein, with product MKKGKLLALVLAALMVFALAACSAAPETPSESTSAEQTTPATQTAAAESASAETGEASAEAVGEDMVDTQAFKKDGPYTIGFSDIQVVNTWRAQMHNELEAAAEEHGVTLYTTDAGGDTSKQVSDIQDLIAKGIDALLVAPGSTTATNSVTRQAIQQGIPVFMINAEVDDPDAYTGYVGSNNVDFGYITAKWLLNEIGGEGNIIVLNGIAGNSTSTLREEGLKKALEELPDGGENVNILATYYADWAYDKGKQSAEQALAAYPDIDAVWSQGGAMSQGVIEAFQAAGRDLVPITGEDNNGYLKMWNDLLPTGFTSIATSDPTWESVVALETALDALAGKPVLKDNYIAVPVITNDNLAEYVKPEYSDAYWCSSKLSKEKADELYLEK